The following proteins are encoded in a genomic region of Lemur catta isolate mLemCat1 chromosome 10, mLemCat1.pri, whole genome shotgun sequence:
- the MAMDC4 gene encoding apical endosomal glycoprotein, with protein sequence MAGHLPPGHLAVALPAAGFPGWAWVPNHCRSPSEAVCNFVCDCGDCSDETQCGHHGALPTLGTPFTCDFEHDPCGWLDISTSGYRWLRDRAGAALEGPGPRSDHTLGTDLGWYLAVGTHQGKEASTAVLRSPVLREAAPTCELRLWYHLASGDVAELRLQLTHGVETLTLWRSSGPWGPGWQELAVATGRIRGDFRVTFSATRNATHRGAVGLDDLEFWGCGLPTPQASCPPGYHHCQNKACIEPHQLCDGEDNCGDLSDEDPLTCGHHTATDFETGLGPWHHSEGWARNRSAGSPEHPAWPRRDHSRNSAKGSFLVSLAEPGTPAVLSSPKFQASSPHNCSLIFYRYLHGSEASCLQLFLQTLQPSAPPAPILLRRHCGDLGAAWVRDRVDIQSAHPFQILLAGQTGPGGVVALDDLILSDRCNPVPEPAVLQMLPPAPWAPAPETPPSSLWPQSFCSPGHLSCGDLCVPPEQLCDFQQQCAGAEDEQDCGTTDFESPTAGGWEDASVGRLQWQLSAPEAAVGRFLSLQRAWGQLRPEARVLSPALGPSGPGCELHLAYYLQSQPREVSCNFERDMCSWYTGHLTDVHWHRVQSHGPGYDHTTGQGHFMLLDPTDPPARGRGAHLLSRPQVPAAPVECLSFWYQLHGPQIGTLRLAVRREGEEDTALWSRSGTHGNRWQEAWATLYHQPSSRTHYQLLFEGLRDGYRGSMGLDDVAVRPGPCWAPKRCSFEDSACGFSAGGPGLWKRQTNASGQAACGPRTDHTTETARGHYMVVDLSPNALPQGHVASLTSEEYRPLAQPACLTFWYHLSLRSPGTLRVHVEEGGRHPVLSISAHGGAAWRLGSVDVQARRAWRVVFEAVAAGVEASYVALDDLFLQDGPCPQPGSCDFESGLCGWSHLAWPGLGGYSWDWSSGATPSPYPHPAVDHTLGTEAGHFAFFETGVLGPGGQAAWLRSEPLPATRASCLRFWYHMGFPERFYKGELRVLLAGTQGQLAVWRQGGHRRHQWLEAQVEVASAEEFQIVFEATLSGQPALGPIALDDIEYWAGRRCQQPAPGQGHMATPVPAAVGGALLLLMLLVLLGLGGQRWLRKRGGCPFWRDREAATPSFDNVLFNADCVTLPESVTSDPQTTR encoded by the exons ATGGCTGGTCACCTGCCTCCAGGCCACCTGGCTGTCGCTCTGCCAGCAGCAGGGTTCCCGGGCTGGGCCTGGGTCCCCAACCACTGCAGGAGCCCCAGCGAGGCTGTGTGCAACTTCGTGTGTGACTGCGGAGACTGCTCAGACGAGACCCAGTGCG GTCACCATGGGGCCTTGCCCACCCTAGGCACACCCTTCACCTGCGACTTTGAGCACGACCCCTGCGGCTGGCTGGACATCAGCACCTCAGGCTACCGCTGGCTCCGAGACCGGGCAGGGGCTGCCTTGGAAGGTCCTGGGCCTCGCTCAGACCACACGCTGGGCACCGACCTGG GCTGGTATCTGGCTGTCGGGACACACCAAGGGAAGGAGGCGTCCACCGCGGTCCTGCGCTCGCCCGTCCTGCGCGAGGCGGCCCCCACCTGTGAGCTGCGGCTCTGGTACCACTTGGCCTCTGGAG ATGTGGCTGAGCTGCGGCTGCAGCTGACTCACGGCGTAGAGACGCTGACCCTGTGGCGCAGCTCAGGGCCCTGGGGCCCCGGCTGGCAGGAGCTGGCAGTGGCCACCGGCCGCATCCGAGGCGACTTCCGA GTGACCTTCTCTGCCACCCGGAATGCCACCCACAGGGGTGCTGTGGGCTTGGACGACCTGGAGTTCTGGGGCTGTGGGCTGCCCA CCCCCCAAGCCAGCTGCCCCCCGGGGTACCACCACTGCCAGAATAAGGCCTGCATAGAGCCCCACCAGCTGTGCGACGGAGAAGACAACTGCGGGGACCTGTCTGACGAGGACCCACTCACCTGCG GCCACCACACGGCCACTGACTTTGAGACAGGCCTGGGCCCGTGGCACCACTcggagggctgggccaggaaCCGCAGCGCCGGCAGTCCCGAGCACCCTGCCTGGCCGCGACGAGACCACAGCCGCAACAGCGCAAAGG gctCCTTTCTGGTCTCCTTGGCTGAGCCCGGCACCCCCGCTGTCCTCTCCAGCCCCAAGTTCCAGGCCTCCAGCCCCCACAACTGCTCG CTGATCTTCTACCGTTACCTGCACGGGTCTGAGGCCAGCTGCCTCCAGCTGTTCCTGCAGACGCTCCAGCCCAGCGCCCCGCCGGCCCCTATCCTGCTGCGGAGACACTGTGGGGACCTGGGGGCTGCCTGGGTCCGAGACCGGGTTGACATCCAGAGCGCCCACCCTTTCCAG ATCCTCCTGGCTGGGCAGACAGGCCCAGGAGGCGTCGTGGCCCTGGACGACCTCATCCTGTCTGACCGCTGTAACCCCGTCCCGG AGCCAGCCGTCCTGCAGATGCTGCCTCCTGcaccctgggccccagcccctgaGACCCCGCCATCCAGCCTGTGGCCCCAGAGTTTCTGCAGTCCGGGGCATCTCTCCTGTGGAGACCTGTGTGTGCCCCCAGAGCAGCTGTGTGACTTCCAGCAGCAATGTGCGGGCGCCGAGGACGAGCAGGACTGTG GAACCACAGACTTCGAGTCCCCCacggctgggggctgggaggatgcCAGCGTGGGGCGGCTGCAGTGGCAGCTCTCTGCCCCGGAGGCTGCTGTAG GGCGCTTCCTGTCTCTGCAGAGGGCCTGGGGGCAGCTGAGGCCTGAGGCTCGGGTCCTCAGTCCCGCCCTGGGCCCTTCTGGTCCCGGCTGTGAACTCCACCTGGCTTACTACTTGCAGAGCCAGCCCCGAG AGGTCTCCTGCAACTTTGAGCGGGACATGTGCAGCTGGTACACAGGCCACCTCACGGACGTGCACTGGCACCGGGTCCAGAGCCATGGCCCTGGGTACGACCACACCACTGGCCAAG GCCACTTCATGCTCCTGGACCCCACAGACCCCCCAGCTCGGGGCCGTGGCGCCCACCTGCTCTCCAGGCCCCAGGTGCCAGCAGCCCCTGTGGAATGCCTCAGCTTCTGGTACCAACTCCACGGGCCCCAGATTG GGACGCTGCGTCTGGCCGTGAGACGGGAAGGGGAGGAGGACACGGCCCTGTGGTCGCGGTCAGGCACCCACGGCAACCGCTGGCAGGAGGCCTGGGCCACCCTCTACCACCAGCCTAGCTCCCGCACCCACTACCAA CTGCTGTTCGAGGGCCTCCGGGATGGATACCGCGGTTCCATGGGCCTGGACGACGTGGCCGTGCGGCCTGGCCCCTGCTGGGCCCCCAAGCGTTGCTCCTTCGAGGACTCGGCCTGTGGCTTCTCCGCCGGAGGCCCGGGTCTGTGGAAGCGCCAGACCAATGCCTCGGGCCAGGCCGCCTGCGGCCCCCGGACAGACCACACCACGGAAACGGCCCGAG GACATTACATGGTGGTGGACTTGAGCCCGAACGCGCTGCCCCAGGGCCATGTGGCCTCGCTGACCTCAGAGGAGTACAGGCCCCTGGCCCAGCCCGCCTGCCTGACCTTCTGGTACCACCTGAGCCTGCGCAGCCCCG GCACCCTGCGGGTCCACGTGGAGGAGGGCGGGAGGCACCCAGTGCTCAGCATCAGTGCCCACGGAGGGGCCGCCTGGCGCCTGGGCAGCGTGGATGTGCAGGCCAGGCGGGCCTGGAGG GTGGTGTTTGAGGCTGTGGCCGCAGGTGTGGAGGCCTCTTACGTGGCCCTGGATGACCTGTTCCTCCAGGAcgggccctgcccccagccag GTTCCTGTGACTTTGAGTctggcctgtgtggctggagccaCCTGGCCTGGCCCGGCCTAGGGGGGTACAGCTGGGACTGGAGCAGCGGTGCCACAccttccccctacccccaccccgcCGTGGACCACACCCTGGGCACGGAGGCAG GCCACTTTGCCTTCTTCGAGACCGGTGTGCTGGGCCCGGGCggccaggcagcctggctgcGCAGTGAGCCTCTGCCAGCCACCCGGGCTTCCTGCCTCCGCTTCTGGTACCACATGGGCTTCCCCGAGCGCTTCT ACAAGGGGGAGCTGAGGGTGCTGCTGGCCGGCACACAGGGCCAGCTGGCCGTGTGGCGCCAGGGCGGGCACCGGCGGCACCAGTGGCTGGAGGCCCAGGTCGAGGTGGCCAGTGCAGAGGAGTTCCAG ATTGTGTTTGAGGCCACTCTGAGTGGCcagcctgccctggggcccaTCGCCCTGGACGACATCGAGTACTGGGCTGGGCGCCGTTGCCAGCAGCCTGCGCCCGGCCAGG GGCACATGGCCACGCCCGTGCCAGCCGCGGTTGGCGGCGCCCTCCTTCTCCTCATGCTCCTGGTGCTGCTGGGACTCGGGGGCCAGCGCTGGCTCCGGAAGAGGGGAGGCTGCCCCTTCTGGAGAGACAGGGAGGCCGCGACACCCAGCTTTGACAACGTCCTCTTCAATGCA GATTGTGTCACCCTCCCGGAGTCTGTCACCAGTGACCCACAGACCACCAGATGA
- the PHPT1 gene encoding 14 kDa phosphohistidine phosphatase isoform X1, producing the protein MAAASLAQIPDVDIDSDGVFKYVLIRVQSAPPSGTPAAESKEIVRGYKWAEYHADIYDKVSGEMQKQGYDCECLGGGRISHQSQDKKIHVYGYSMGYGRAQHSVSTEKIKAKYPDYEVTWADDGY; encoded by the exons ATGGCGGCGGCGAGCCTCGCCCAGATTCCTGATGTAGACATCGACTCCGATGGTGTCTTCAAGTACGTGCTGATTCGGGTCCAGTCGGCGCCGCCCTCCGGCACCCCGGCTGCGGAAAGCAAGGAGATCGTGCGCGGGTACAAGTGGGCCGAGTACCACG CGGACATCTACGACAAAGTGTCGGGCGAGATGCAGAAGCAGGGCTATGACTGTGAGTGCCTGGGCGGCGGGCGCATCTCCCACCAGAGCCAGGACAAGAAGATCCACGTGTACGGATACTCCATG GGCTACGGCCGTGCCCAGCACTCTGTCTCGACTGAGAAGATCAAAGCCAAGTACCCTGACTATGAGGTCACCTGGGCCGATGATGGCTACTGA
- the AJM1 gene encoding apical junction component 1 homolog: MTRTDPPDLLVSTVYQDIKVAAPGPASRRPPCERPAVARPAAPAPFNKRHCRSFDFLEALDGPAMEARSEPPPAEPAAPRARPRDGEPRRRARSKSAPRAPPCLAPAPASPPVLPRRGREAQREKRAEASPRREPAYPALRALANELHPIKLQPQRGGTGRIAPLCAATGRCAPPEPAPPGPAPHVRCRLDIKPDDAVLQHAARGSRPCGPTEAVPWARAAPQLHGLTVPGPRHVALSRTPTPSDSYCVDPRALYCDGPLPGPRDYAERRPLHFTAPPGPTQFFYTEDADGYSGGFTASPGPPFDAYCPRPYRPEEPLGPSPRRGGGYYAEEVRTFPIQEPPSRSYYGEAPRAYGLPCGPRFAPFAHEKPRAHPTNRPFYTEDFGRYHERDALARTYPYPRSSQSWADWGPRPYRTLQLAPPHDPGPLLSSWHGGTGTSPPRLASDSRHYSRSWDNILAPGPRREDPLGRGRSYENLLGREVREPRGASPEGRRPPVIVNLSTSPRRYAALSLSETSLSEKGRGGEGLSRNWYVTPEITITDNDLRAAERPTARGWELPGGRPRPHPPAAPAGPTSGRQRSLEQLDELITDLVIDSRPPAGQAPEPVTDGLGHQLRRLLDSRPAGPGAPSLAPPRSPPASAGSAEEPAGAGETADASPEPSADEDDLMTCSNARCRRTETMFNACLYFKSCHSCYTYYCSRLCRREDWDAHKARCVYGRVGSVCRHVLQFCRDSGPVHRAFSRIARVGFLSRGRGVLFLGFPSPGSADNFLRFGLEGLLLSPTYLSLRELATHAAPLGSYARELAAAGRLYEPAECFLLSVSVAVGPGAAPPGAPARPAPAPRSPGPTVRKFAKVALAAGSPAHPPPARGREPDMETLILTPPPGTAGLDQEGEAGRRAREVAFIHIQRELRLRGVFLRHEFPRVYEQLCEFVEANRRFTPTTIYPTDRRTGRPFMCMIMAASEPRALDWVASANLLDDIM, from the coding sequence ATGACCCGCACGGACCCGCCGGACCTGCTGGTGTCGACCGTGTACCAGGACATCAAGGTGGCGGCCCCGGGGCCCGCGTCCAGGCGCCCGCCATGTGAGCGGCCCGCGGTGGCCCGGCCCGCCGCGCCCGCGCCTTTCAACAAGCGCCACTGCCGAAGCTTCGACTTCCTGGAGGCGCTGGACGGGCCGGCCATGGAGGCGCGCTCGGAGCCGCCGCCTGCGGAGCCCGCCGCGCCGCGTGCCCGGCCCCGCGACGGCGAGCCCCGGCGCCGCGCCCGCTCCAAGAGCGCGCCCCGCGCGCCCCCGTGCCTGGCGCCCGCGCCCGCCTCGCCGCCGGTGCTGCCGCGCCGAGGCCGAGAGGCGCAGCGCGAGAAGCGGGCCGAGGCATCGCCGCGCCGGGAGCCCGCGTACCCCGCGCTGCGCGCGCTCGCCAACGAGCTGCACCCCATCAAGCTGCAGCCGCAGCGGGGCGGCACCGGCCGCATCGCGCCCCTGTGCGCCGCCACCGGCCGCTGCGCGCCGCCTGAACCAGCACCCCCTGGGCCCGCCCCCCACGTCCGCTGCCGCCTGGACATCAAGCCGGACGACGCGGTGCTGCAGCACGCCGCTCGGGGCTCGCGGCCCTGCGGGCCCACCGAGGCGGTGCCCTGGGCCCGCGCTGCCCCGCAGCTCCACGGCCTCACGGTGCCCGGGCCCCGCCACGTGGCGCTGTCCCGCACCCCCACCCCTAGCGACTCGTACTGTGTGGACCCCCGAGCGCTGTACTGCGACGGGCCTCTGCCAGGGCCCCGGGACTACGCGGAGCGCCGCCCTCTGCACTTCACCGCCCCTCCGGGCCCCACCCAATTCTTCTACACCGAGGATGCTGACGGCTACTCAGGCGGCTTTACAGCCAGTCCCGGCCCTCCCTTCGACGCCTACTGTCCCAGGCCCTACCGGCCCGAGGAGCCCCTGGGGCCCAGCCCAAGACGTGGGGGCGGCTATTATGCAGAAGAAGTTCGCACCTTCCCGATCCAGGAACCGCCCTCCCGCTCCTACTACGGGGAGGCACCTCGAGCCTATGGCCTGCCTTGCGGGCCCCGCTTTGCCCCATTTGCCCACGAGAAGCCGCGGGCTCACCCCACCAACCGTCCCTTTTATACCGAGGACTTCGGGCGGTACCACGAGCGCGACGCCCTGGCTCGGACTTACCCGTACCCGCGCAGCAGCCAGTCCTGGGCTGACTGGGGCCCGCGGCCTTACCGCACCCTGCAGTTGGCTCCTCCCCACGACCCTGGCCCATTGCTCTCCTCATGGCACGGCGGGACCGGTACCAGCCCTCCCCGACTGGCCAGCGACAGCCGCCACTACTCGCGCTCTTGGGACAACATTCTGGCCCCCGGGCCGCGCCGGGAAGACCCCCTGGGCCGCGGCCGCAGCTACGAGAACCTGCTGGGGCGCGAGGTGCGGGAGCCGAGGGGCGCGTCCCCAGAAGGCCGGCGCCCGCCGGTCATCGTGAACCTGTCCACCTCGCCCAGACGCTACGCCGCGCTGTCCCTGTCCGAGACGTCGCTGTCAGAAAAAGGCCGCGGAGGCGAGGGCCTGAGCCGCAACTGGTACGTCACGCCCGAAATCACCATCACCGACAACGACCTGCGCGCCGCTGAGCGACCCACCgccaggggctgggagctgcCGGGGGGCCGCCCGCGGCCACATCCCCCGGCGGCCCCCGCCGGCCCCACCTCTGGCCGCCAGCGTAGCCTGGAGCAGCTGGACGAACTCATCACAGACCTGGTCATCGACTCTCGGCCCCCGGCCGGCCAGGCCCCGGAGCCCGTGACCGACGGCCTGGGCCACCAGCTTCGCCGCCTGCTGGACTCGCGGCCCGCGGGGCCCGGGGCCCCCTCGCTGGCACCGCCGCGCTCGCCCCCCGCCTCGGCTGGCAGCGCCGAGGAGCCTGCGGGCGCGGGGGAGACGGCCGACGCTTCTCCGGAGCCCAGCGCGGACGAGGACGACCTGATGACGTGCTCCAACGCGCGCTGCCGGCGCACCGAGACCATGTTCAACGCCTGCCTCTACTTCAAGTCGTGCCACAGCTGCTACACCTACTACTGCTCGCGCCTGTGCCGCCGCGAGGACTGGGACGCGCACAAGGCGCGCTGCGTGTACGGCCGCGTGGGCAGCGTGTGCCGCCACGTGCTGCAGTTCTGCCGCGACAGCGGCCCGGTGCACCGCGCCTTCTCGCGCATCGCGCGCGTCGGCTTCCTGTCGCGTGGCCGCGGGGTGCTCTTCCTGGGCTTCCCGAGCCCGGGCTCAGCCGACAACTTCCTGCGCTTTGGCCTCGAAGGGCTGCTGCTGTCGCCCACCTACCTGTCACTGCGTGAGCTGGCCACACACGCCGCGCCCCTGGGCAGCTACGCGCGCGAGCTGGCGGCCGCTGGGCGCCTCTATGAGCCGGCCGAGTGCTTCCTGCTCAGCGTGTCGGTGGCCGTGGGTCCCGGCGCCGCGCCCCCAGGGGCCCCTGCCCGGCCTGCGCCCGCGCCGCGCAGCCCCGGGCCCACGGTGCGCAAGTTCGCCAAGGTGGCACTGGCGGCCGGCAGCCCGGCGCATCCGCCCCCGGCGCGGGGCCGTGAGCCAGACATGGAGACGCTGATCCTGACGCCGCCGCCGGGCACGGCCGGCCTGGACCAGGAAGGCGAGGCGGGCCGGCGCGCTCGCGAGGTGGCTTTCATCCACATCCAGCGCGAGCTGCGGCTGCGCGGCGTCTTCCTGCGCCACGAGTTCCCGCGCGTCTACGAGCAGCTCTGCGAGTTCGTCGAGGCCAACCGGCGCTTCACGCCCACCACCATCTACCCCACGGACCGGCGCACCGGCCGCCCCTTCATGTGCATGATCATGGCTGCCTCCGAGCCGCGCGCGCTCGACTGGGTGGCCAGCGCCAACCTGCTGGACGACATCATGTGA
- the PHPT1 gene encoding 14 kDa phosphohistidine phosphatase isoform X2 has translation MGFAGHLTALLPRCLPPGPTGEELFRRLDLIIAHSRVHLPFKRGRCVQGCKEPGCDWPIRAPGGGTIGWSSGPRAACPRGIGRGSPEPPFALSQQPRSGEGRGRRDRGAWRAPRNMAAASLAQIPDVDIDSDGVFKYVLIRVQSAPPSGTPAAESKEIVRGGHLRQSVGRDAEAGL, from the exons ATGGGCTTCGCGGGCCACCTAACTGCCCTGCTCCCAAGATGCCTGCCACCCGGCCCCACTGGAGAGGAACTTTTCCGTCGGCTGGATTTAATCATCGCCCATTCCCGGGTCCACCTTCCCTTTAAGCGAGGCCGGTGTGTCCAAGGCTGCAAGGAACCGGGTTGCGATTGGCCAATCCGTGCCCCGGGCGGCGGCACGATTGGCTGGAGCTCCGGGCCTCGGGCAGCATGCCCCCGCGGGATTGGCCGCGGCTCTCCCGAGCCGCCTTTCGCACTGTCCCAGCAGCCCCGGTCGGGCGAGGGAAGGGGCCGCCGGGACCGCGGGGCCTGGCGCGCTCCAAGGAACATGGCGGCGGCGAGCCTCGCCCAGATTCCTGATGTAGACATCGACTCCGATGGTGTCTTCAAGTACGTGCTGATTCGGGTCCAGTCGGCGCCGCCCTCCGGCACCCCGGCTGCGGAAAGCAAGGAGATCGTGCGCGG CGGACATCTACGACAAAGTGTCGGGCGAGATGCAGAAGCAGGGCTATGA
- the EDF1 gene encoding endothelial differentiation-related factor 1, whose product MAESDWDTVTVLRKKGPTAAQAKSKQAILAAQRRGEDVETSKKWAAGQNKQHSITKNTAKLDRETEELHHDRVTLEVGKVIQQGRQSKGLTQKDLATKINEKPQVIADYESGRAIPNNQVLGKIERAIGLKLRGKDIGKPIEKGPRAK is encoded by the exons ATGGCCGAGAGCGACTGGGACACCGTGACGGTGCTGCGCAAGAAGGGCCCCACAGCTGCCCAGGCCAAATCCAAGCAG GCCATCTTAGCGGCCCAGAGACGAGGAGAAGATGTGGAGACTTCCAAGAAAT GGGCTGCCGGCCAGAACAAACAGCACTCGATCACCAAGAACACAGCCAAGCTGGACCGGGAGACAGAGGAGCTACACCATGACAGGGTGACTCTCGAAGTGGGCAAAGTCATCCAACAGGGTCGGCAGAGCAAGGGGCTCACACAGAAGGACCTGGCCACG AAAATCAACGAAAAGCCACAAGTGATCGCAGACTATGAGAGTGGACGGGCTATTCCTAATAACCAGGTTCTGGGCAAAATCGAGAGAGCCATCG GCCTCAAGCTCCGGGGGAAGGACATTGGAAAGCCCATCGAGAAGGGGCCCCGGGCGAAGTGA